The region CTTCCACGGCGACGGCGTCGCCGAAGGAGCGGCGCAAGCCCTCGGTGCGGATCGCCTCCGCCACGACCTCTCCCGCCCCCCTCTATCGAATCCGGATGGCGGCGTCCGCCGGCATGCCGGGCAAAAGCTCCCGGTCGGGATTGGGAACGTCGATCTTCACCCGGTAGACGAGCTTGACCCGCTCCTTCCGCGTCTGGACCGTCTTCGGAGTGAACTCTGCCTGCGGGGAAATGAAGGAGACCCGTCCCTCGTACCTCTTCCCGGGGAACGAATCGACGGTCACCGTCGCCGGCTGCCCGGGCTTCACGGCGCCGAGGTCGGTCTCCTCGATGTAGCCGCGCAGCCATACGTCGTCCAGCGCCCCCACCGTGACGATTGGCGTCCCCGCGGCGACGAAGTCGCCCGGCTCCACGTTCTTCGAAAGGACCAGCCCCTTGAGGGGCGAGACGATCTCCGCGTAGGACAGCCGCGTGCGGGCCAGCTCCAGCGCCTCCCGGGCCTGCCGCTCCCGCGCCCTCGCCTGGTCGATCGCCTCCTTCCTCGGCCCCTCCTCGACCAGCCGCAGCCGCTCCTCGGCCTCCTTCACCCGGGAGCGGGCGACGTCGATGGCGGCCTTCGCCGAATCGTACTGCTGCCGCGCGACCAGCTCACGGCGCAGCAGCTCCTCGTTCCGAAGGAAGTCCTTCTCAAGCCGGGCGGCCTCCGCCCGCGCGCTCGCGAGCGCCGCCTTGGCCGCCTCGATCTCCTGGGGCCGCGACCCGGCAAGCAGCTCCCGCAGGAAGGCGGCTGCGGCCTGCAGCTCTGCCTCGCGTACGGCGGCTTCCCGCGCGAGGTCGGAGGCGTCGAGGCGGGCGACGGGCTGCCCGAGGGCGACCTCCATCCCCTCGTCCACGAAGCGCGCGACGAGCCTCCCCGGGATGCGGGAGCTCACCT is a window of Thermodesulfobacteriota bacterium DNA encoding:
- a CDS encoding efflux RND transporter periplasmic adaptor subunit — translated: MVSFLLMDTSKRKKILAGIAVAAAIAAVAAYALRANDAEEAGTVRISGNVEVTRVEVSSRIPGRLVARFVDEGMEVALGQPVARLDASDLAREAAVREAELQAAAAFLRELLAGSRPQEIEAAKAALASARAEAARLEKDFLRNEELLRRELVARQQYDSAKAAIDVARSRVKEAEERLRLVEEGPRKEAIDQARARERQAREALELARTRLSYAEIVSPLKGLVLSKNVEPGDFVAAGTPIVTVGALDDVWLRGYIEETDLGAVKPGQPATVTVDSFPGKRYEGRVSFISPQAEFTPKTVQTRKERVKLVYRVKIDVPNPDRELLPGMPADAAIRIR